From Anaerococcus urinomassiliensis:
AGATATTTTATTTAGAGAAATAATAGAAAGTCTTGATATGTCAGCTATCTTTATGACTTATGATGAACTCTCCGTCCTAAATAAAAAACTAGAAATAATAAAGCAAGATAGATATTTTAAAATGAAAGAAGAAGACATTTTAATAATAGAATTGTTTATAGATAGGCTAAGTGATAAGAGTATGACTATGAATACTTACAAAAATAGGTATGAGGATATAGTAAAATCAAAGCCGCTCAATATTCTAGATAAAAAATACTCGCCTATTGAGCTTAGAATAGTTATAGAGATAGCTCTTAAGCTTAAGGAGTATAAAGGGATCAGTATATATGATATATTGAAAGTTTTTTCAGAAAAAACAGAGGGTTCTTACTTGAATTTGATAGTATCTAATATTGATATTAATATGCTTATCGTAGAAAGCAAATATGAGCATGCTCTATTAATTATTAACGACAAAATTAGCTTTGCCAGTGAAAAAGGATATTATGACAGTTTAATATATCTCTACTATGATAAGTTTATTTGTGAATATAGACTAGGCATAGGTAACTATAGAGAAAGCCTAAAGAAATCTTTGTTTTTGGCAAAATTATGTAAAAAAGATGCATTGAAAAATTTAATAGAACAAAAAAGTAAACATCTTAATAAGTAGACTAACTTTCACTAAGTGGATTATCACTGCATGGAACTATTATAATATCTTTATCTTCTTCGGATGCATATACAGAGTCGATAAATCCTATACAAAGAGCTAAAGCTAGTAAAGTTGTAAAAATTTTTTTCATGAAAACCTCCTAATTGATTTAAAATTATTTTAATAAATTTGCTGATAATTTAATATCCAACTTGAGGGGTGGACAAGATAATAAGAATATGTTATAATACATGAATTTATAGATTATTTAAAGCTATGTATCATAAATTAGATTTTTTGTCAACCCCACAAGTGAGGTGTTAGTTGAATGAAGAATTTATTATAATGAAATTGTAAATTAATTTACCGCTATGTATTATAATACGAGGCTACTTAATTGGTATCGGAAAAAGTTGTCGACATTACTTTTCAGATAAAATGTTGTTACAGTAGCTATTTCTTACATAATAAAAGTTAAATTTCTATTAAGAATTATTTCTAATTATATAAGAAGTGGTTTAAAAATCTAAGGAGGTAGAAATGAAGCTAGTTAATGAGCCAAGAAACCGTGGAGGGGCTACACCTTCTGCAGGATGTGTTTGTTATAATTGGGATAATCACAAAGAAACAAAAGGATTTACTTCCTGGTTTAGGTGCAATTGTGGTTGCATGAACCATGATAATAGGATGGTAAATAGACAAGACGCTAGAACATCTTAATTAATATGGGGCTGTTGCAGGATTTTTCAAAAATTCCTTATTTAAAATAACTTTTAAGATTATATAAGTATGGAATTATTATGAATAGTTTTGCGGCAGCCATTTTTAAATCAGAAAGGAAACATAATATGAGTAGTAGATTAGGTACTGTGTTTTGTACTAAAAATAACAAATATTTCTATGATTCAGGTACAGGTAGAGTAATTAATTGTAGTGACACTGAGGCCTATGAGCTTGGTAAATATTTGGAAGGAAAGCTTAGTATAGAAGATTTAGATTCCTATATAAGAAAGTTTGTAGAAGATAATAATTTATTAAGAAAACCTATATATCAAAAATTTGATATTCCATCGAAAGAAGAATTTAAAAATCTCCTTAAGGAAAGTTGCGAACAAATTATAATAGAACTTACTGAAGATTGTAATTTGCGATGTGGCTATTGTATATACAATGAACACCACCCTGATTTTAGAGGATTTGCAAAGAATTCTATCAATTTCAATACAGCCAAGGAGACTATAGATTACCTATTAAAGGACTATAAAGGAAATAAATTTAATTTAACATTTTATGGTGGGGAACCACTTATAAAATTTAATTTAATGAAAAAGATAATAGATTATACAATTGATACTTATAAAAATATCAAAATATCAGTTTCCTTTACTACTAATTTAACTTTATTAACAGAAGAACAAATAGAGTACTTTAAAAATATAGATGCCTTTAGAGTATCCCTTATGGTAAGTTTAGATGGACCTTCAAGTATCCATGACAATTATAGAAGAGATATAAAATCTCGACCAACTCATAATATTGTCGAATCTAATTTTAAAAAGCTTGTTAATAAATTCTATAATAAAGAGAAAAATAGAACGATATCTATAAACTGTGTACTTACACCTCCGTATAATGTAGATAAATTCGATGAGCTTGATAATTATTTTTATAATACATTGAAGATACCTAAAGATATGAATTTAAATTATACATATGTTGATTCTGGAAATATGATTTATGATATTGATCAAGATTATGAATATAAAAGTCTAGAAAACTATCAAGTTGATAAGGTTAAAGATGACGAAAAAAATTATTATCCGTATCTGATTGCGAAAAAAATATACAGGATGAACAATAGAAGAGTTACTCAAGATAAGGATCTTATCGAAACAATAGGGTTACACGGAAATTGTATCCCTGGTAACAGAAGACTGTATTTACAGACTGATGGAAACTTTAGGATTTGTGAGAAAACTGGTAATGCAGTAAGTATTGGTGATTATAAAAATGGTTACTATTTTGATAAGATTTATAAATATTATTACGAGGATTATGTCAAATATTTCAAGAATCTCTGCTCTAATTGTTGGGCAAGTGACATGTGTGATATATGTTACGATTTAGTAATGGATGAAAAAGGGATAAAAGATAATCTTGATGAAGAACTATGTCCTATGGTTAGAGAATATTTAAAGGAAGACTTAAGTCAATATTTTGAGATTATCGAGCACAATCCTAATTATATTGAGGAAATACTAGGAAAATATAGTTTTTCTTAGGAGGAGTTAAGATGATTAAAATAAATAATTTGACAAAGTCCTATGGCGATAAAGTCGTCTTGGATGGGATAAACTTGGACTTAGGTAAGGGACTTTACGGTCTTCTTGGTGAAAATGGGGCTGGAAAGTCTACTTTGTTTAAAACTCTGATAGGTTATGAAGGAGTTGATAGTGGAGAAATAAAGCTTGGTTCTCAAAAAATTGGCTTTCTTCCCCAAAAATTTATAGGTTACCCTGACTTTTCTGTGGATGATTTTCTATCCTACATGGCGGACCTAAAATCAATTAGCAAAGAAAATATGACAGGCGAAATACAAAATGTCAAACAGATCTTTAATTTAGATGGATTTTCTAAGAAAAAACTTAAAAAATTATCTGGAGGCCAGCTTAGAAGGGTGGGTCTTGGCCAGGCCTTTTTAAATAATCCTGACATAGTATTGCTTGATGAACCCACTTCCGGTCTTGATCCAAGCGAGAGGATTAGGCTTAAAAACTTCATTGTAGAGATGAGCCACGATAGGCTTATAATCCTATCCACCCATATAGTTGATGATTTAACTTCCATAGCCAAGGAGATTTTAATTCTTCATAATAATAAAATTGCGATGGATGCTAGCGAAACTTCCTTAATTCAAAACTTAGAGGGCTATGTTTGGGAATGTCCTTATGATTTGTATTTGAAGAACCAATCACAAAACGATATCCTTTCAAAGGTCTACCAAAAAGAATCTAAAGATTTTATCAGGCTTATTAGTAAAGAAAAACCATTTGAGATGGCAAAGGCCATAGAGCCTAACTTGGATGATGTATTTTTAGCAGTTATAAAGGATTTTGACCTATGATTTATGAGTTAAAAAAGATTTTTTCAGGCCTTTTAGCTAAATTATCTGTAATATTATTAATAGTATTTATTTTTGCTATTAGTATATTTGCTTTTTCGAAATTTGAAGCAGACGTCGGGACCTATAAGGGAAA
This genomic window contains:
- a CDS encoding ATP-binding cassette domain-containing protein, which translates into the protein MIKINNLTKSYGDKVVLDGINLDLGKGLYGLLGENGAGKSTLFKTLIGYEGVDSGEIKLGSQKIGFLPQKFIGYPDFSVDDFLSYMADLKSISKENMTGEIQNVKQIFNLDGFSKKKLKKLSGGQLRRVGLGQAFLNNPDIVLLDEPTSGLDPSERIRLKNFIVEMSHDRLIILSTHIVDDLTSIAKEILILHNNKIAMDASETSLIQNLEGYVWECPYDLYLKNQSQNDILSKVYQKESKDFIRLISKEKPFEMAKAIEPNLDDVFLAVIKDFDL
- a CDS encoding helix-turn-helix domain-containing protein, giving the protein MSDGRMEFSKILKDIRYRNRLSQEDVEWESVISRKTISKLETANFKEASISSLLDLSRIYGEDLVSLYLKYCFKSDILFREIIESLDMSAIFMTYDELSVLNKKLEIIKQDRYFKMKEEDILIIELFIDRLSDKSMTMNTYKNRYEDIVKSKPLNILDKKYSPIELRIVIEIALKLKEYKGISIYDILKVFSEKTEGSYLNLIVSNIDINMLIVESKYEHALLIINDKISFASEKGYYDSLIYLYYDKFICEYRLGIGNYRESLKKSLFLAKLCKKDALKNLIEQKSKHLNK
- a CDS encoding radical SAM protein, whose amino-acid sequence is MSSRLGTVFCTKNNKYFYDSGTGRVINCSDTEAYELGKYLEGKLSIEDLDSYIRKFVEDNNLLRKPIYQKFDIPSKEEFKNLLKESCEQIIIELTEDCNLRCGYCIYNEHHPDFRGFAKNSINFNTAKETIDYLLKDYKGNKFNLTFYGGEPLIKFNLMKKIIDYTIDTYKNIKISVSFTTNLTLLTEEQIEYFKNIDAFRVSLMVSLDGPSSIHDNYRRDIKSRPTHNIVESNFKKLVNKFYNKEKNRTISINCVLTPPYNVDKFDELDNYFYNTLKIPKDMNLNYTYVDSGNMIYDIDQDYEYKSLENYQVDKVKDDEKNYYPYLIAKKIYRMNNRRVTQDKDLIETIGLHGNCIPGNRRLYLQTDGNFRICEKTGNAVSIGDYKNGYYFDKIYKYYYEDYVKYFKNLCSNCWASDMCDICYDLVMDEKGIKDNLDEELCPMVREYLKEDLSQYFEIIEHNPNYIEEILGKYSFS